From a region of the Branchiostoma floridae strain S238N-H82 chromosome 13, Bfl_VNyyK, whole genome shotgun sequence genome:
- the LOC118428594 gene encoding serine-rich adhesin for platelets-like yields the protein MQSIGSVASGVVPVDVIVHWPRRSSATSSIVSTGTLTGSDTERTGGQDGNKASRTESASSDNVFAPVQATEPDTPVPTEISVKPDVTLTDTDKSEVSNSNGSSNSNSNMSANNSNSAGPTLLLSSLLRPQAQEQQRTSQQQAQQIQQQQQQIHQQQQVQPQQQVQQYQQQIQHQEVQQKQGQQHQQQEVHLQQHHQQQLVQQEVRQGQQQLSKEQHQVTVSKGQQFATHEKRVSESQTFQSSSSTVTSTSTVIQETSTFTTSSSSSFSFRSEAQESAMSKETKVHEENVSEVFDSEEKMLASPSSSGFSQATAVQHNVIDSVQHVSSQNIEHSTETKTFQFSDSVGTSVVRSTLQETVSGIGSFQRTSTPTLEVEASVRTPAESPVKSEASSEANVEESSESATGSYATPDTSMGQAALEDSASNPPALVKDDPSVDSQLFVSAADFSQAALEEKQDDVLDEESLSDVVSQSVKDCDVIVGQTDGDSDKTCSNGNCGHDSNAAIAMQGEQTEKSTQNGPAFDSLSAKEVVRTFDSTEDKSSGFYWSDLGQKAIDEEAMFVGKAEHNHNMAAADASVEESTESTIEEQNTTVGLSFNKTDGSTGSLENSVSSKGAGLQDSENYAFTGLDGKDASDVVEMSKESFVDKPGDFWNTHGRENVSSSDVSFDMQPKVYKDEAEDKDMFAEENQKLREDNPLDFSAASIGQDIFGSSFVPTSTKQLPRDEDSVSSSVQGDSGADITGDWASSDEEEESSAVPTIHPDEQVLHSDVVSSSEQSDIAGRGSSLHDSAAQLSPKASPKSSPPKDELELYRERKASLSESQGSEDDSTSPAPSEVKTVVTNDLSDDTESPDSAMLVSPYAEEAARDMDEDSLEQQAPAGESAHLEDVPAIVVTMDQAISSPVLLLDELDGPRESTDHPDSSAQDRPDQFEGSDVLRLTEGAVLDESTTDDLPESDTRDSALASSIQSTPLTPSPTSILPPQPQKSALKHPGSVSDKSRRVCFLSEGSSVHVEVFNYTKEPDEDLEHIVLIRDSDGSSTSETSDSEMDEDSSLQGEYDWGSDDEEDEEEYDLEWDDGMTKVVQDMNSMSSGTPSPSFTFTQAAISSNYVGSSAAYIPRTTMFSAAVDGQMEHHAVERLETSPLPSPSWSPSRFSVQPANFSKEPTKAVADIRDDSDSLEVILSDDERPVTSP from the exons ATGCAAAGTATTG GTAGCGTAGCATCTGGAGTTGTTCCCGTTGACGTGATCGTTCACTGGCCGCGTCGCTCGAGCGCCACAAGCAGTATTGTCAGCACGGGTACGCTCACGGGCAGCGACACCGAGCGCACGGGCGGTCAGGACGGCAACAAGGCCAGCAGAACGGAATCCGCCAGCAGTGACAACGTTTTCGCGCCCGTCCAAGCAACGGAACCGGATACACCCGTGCCCACAGAAATAAGCGTGAAACCGGACGTAACACTAACTGATACAGACAAGTCTGAAGTTAGTAACAGTAACGGTagcagtaacagtaacagtaacatgtCAGCAAACAACTCCAACTCTGCAGGGCCGACACTCCTGCTGTCCTCTCTACTCCGTCCACAGGCACAGGAGCAGCAAAGAACTTCTCAACAACAAGCAcaacaaatacaacaacaacaacaacaaatacaccaacaacaacaagtgcAACCACAGCAACAAGTACAACAATATCAACAACAAATACAACATCAAGAGgtacaacaaaaacaaggacaacaacatcagcaacaaGAAGTACATTTACAGCAACATCACCAACAACAGCTGGTACAGCAGGAGGTCAGACAAGGACAGCAGCAGCTGTCAAAGGAACAGCACCAGGTTACAGTTTCAAAGGGACAGCAATTTGCGACTCATGAAAAACGTGTCTCCGAATCACAGACATTTCAGTCCAGTTCTAGTACTGTAACCAGCACTAGCACTGTTATACAGGAAACGTCCACCTTTACTACATCATCTAGCAGCAGCTTTTCTTTCAGAAGTGAAGCACAAGAATCTGCAATGTCCAAAGAAACCAAAGTTCACGAGGAAAACGTGAGTGAAGTTTTTGACAGTGAAGAGAAAATGTTAGCGAGCCCAAGCAGTAGTGGGTTTAGCCAAGCTACAGCAGTGCAGCACAATGTGATAGACTCTGTACAACATGTTAGCAGTCAAAATATAGAACATAGCACTGAAACCAAGACGTTTCAGTTCTCCGACAGTGTAGGAACGAGTGTTGTAAGGTCCACCCTACAGGAAACGGTGTCAGGAATAGGGTCCTTCCAGCGCACCAGCACTCCTACACTGGAGGTAGAGGCTTCCGTCCGCACGCCAGCGGAATCCCCGGTGAAAAGCGAGGCTAGTTCCGAGGCGAACGTGGAAGAATCCAGCGAGAGTGCGACGGGAAGTTACGCCACCCCGGACACCTCCATGGGTCAGGCTGCTCTAGAAGACTCTGCATCGAACCCACCAGCTTTGGTGAAGGACGATCCGTCTGTGGACTCGCAACTGTTCGTATCTGCGGCCGATTTCAGTCAAGCAGCTTTAGAAGAAAAGCAAGACGACGTCTTAGACGAAGAGTCATTGTCTGATGTTGTTTCTCAATCTGTTAAAGACTGTGATGTTATCGTTGGTCAAACGGACGGAGATTCAGACAAAACTTGTTCAAACGGAAACTGCGGTCATGATAGTAACGCTGCCATAGCAATGCAGGGAGAACAGACGGAGAAGAGTACACAGAATGGGCCTGCATTTGATTCACTAAGCGCAAAAGAAGTGGTAAGAACTTTTGACAGCACAGAAGACAAATCGTCAGGTTTCTACTGGTCCGATCTGGGACAAAAAGCCATAGATGAAGAGGCCATGTTCGTGGGAAAGGCAGAACACAATCATAACATGGCTGCAGCAGATGCGAGTGTGGAAGAGAGCACGGAGTCAACCATAGAAGAACAGAACACTACAGTAGGTTTAAGCTTCAATAAGACAGATGGTAGCACAGGCAGTCTTGAAAATTCTGTAAGCAGCAAAGGTGCTGGTCTTCAAGACAGTGAAAATTATGCATTCACAGGCTTGGACGGTAAAGACGCTTCTGATGTAGTAGAAATGTCTAAAGAAAGTTTCGTTGACAAGCCCGGTGACTTCTGGAACACGCATGGAAGAGAAAATGTTTCGAGTAGTGACGTATCTTTTGACATGCAACCTAAAGTGTACAAAGATGAAGCCGAAGACAAAGACATGTTTGCAGAAGAGAATCAAAAGTTGCGCGAAGACAATCCTCTAGACTTCAGCGCAGCCTCGATCGGACAGGACATTTTCGGGAGCAGCTTCGTTCCCACCAGCACCAAACAGCTGCCGCGAGATGAGGACTCGGTGAGCAGTAGCGTACAGGGGGACTCTGGAGCGGACATCACTGGGGACTGGGCAAGCTCAGATGAGGAGGAAGAGAGTTCAGCTGTGCCAACGATTCATCCAGACGAGCAGGTCTTACACAGCGATGTTGTGTCCAGCTCTGAACAGTCTGATATTGCAG GTAGAGGCAGCTCCCTTCACGACTCAGCTGCACAGCTCTCACCCAAAGCCAGCCCCAAATCCAGCCCCCCGAAGGACGAGCTTGAGCTGTATCGTGAAAGGAAGGCCTCGCTGAGCGAGAGCCAGGGTTCCGAGGACGACTCGACCAGTCCCGCCCCCTCGGAGGTGAAGACCGTGGTGACGAACGACCTCTCGGACGACACAGAGTCCCCGGACTCGGCCATGTTGGTGAGTCCGTACGCAGAAGAGGCTGCAAGAGATATGGATGAAGACAGCCTAGAGCAACAG GCCCCAGCAGGTGAGAGTGCACACCTGGAGGATGTACCAGCGATAGTTGTGACGATGGACCAGGCCATCTCCAGTCCTGTGCTGCTACTGGATGAACTGGACGGACCTCGGGAGTCTACCGACCATCCCGACAGCTCTGCACAAG ACCGACCAGACCAGTTTGAGGGCAGCGATGTCCTACGTCTGACGGAGGGAGCGGTCCTGGATGAGTCTACAACAGACGACCTTCCGGAGTCGGACACGCGAGACTCCGCCCTGGCCAGCAGCATACAGAGCACCCCcctgaccccctcccccacctccaTACTCCCCCCACAGCCACAGAAGAGTGCTCTGAAACATCCTGGCAGTGTG AGTGACAAGTCCAGACGTGTGTGTTTCCTAAGTGAAGGCAGCTCTGTCCATGTAGAAGTCTTCAACTACACAAAG GAGCCAGATGAAGACCTGGAGCACATTGTCCTCATCCGTGACAGCGACGGGAGCTCCACATCTGAAACTTCCGACTCAGAGATGGACGAAGATTCATCCTTACAG GGTGAGTATGACTGGGGTTCAGATGATgaggaagatgaggaggaaTACGACCTTGAGTGGGACGACGGGATGACGAAGGTCGTACAGGACATGAACAGCATGTCGTCTGGCACGCCGTCTCCGAGCTTCACGTTTACGCAGGCCGCCATATCGTCCAACTACGTGGGTTCCTCCGCCGCGTACATCCCCCGTACCACCATGTTCAGTGCTGCTGTGGATGGACAAATGGAGCACCATGCCGTGGAAAGGctggag